A genome region from Carya illinoinensis cultivar Pawnee chromosome 2, C.illinoinensisPawnee_v1, whole genome shotgun sequence includes the following:
- the LOC122301908 gene encoding protein FAR1-RELATED SEQUENCE 4-like has product MPYPQPKNSDDLRSEAPSASTVPSSAEGEQNIGSPFRMTDESFHDPDEMLFDLNEDLEGTTDVLDDELRVEAPRSGMEFGDAKALMIYYKQYAKQEGFGVRTFRTRRDDDGRPVYVTVGCSHGGKYQPKGSNISKPRPTSKTDCKAKVNATLNKDDKWVFTTVENMHNHITVSPKKTRLLRSHKYLDEYSQRMLELNDRAGIRLNKNYYSLVVDAWGFENLQFQEKDCRNFINKSRYLRMGKGGGEALNQYFKRMRDQNDGFVSNMDVDDDGRVRNVFWADARSRAAYEYFGDVVTFDTTYLTNRYGMPFALFVGINHHGQSILLGAGLLSSEDTHTFVWLFREWLDCMNGRAPKAIITDQDRAMKSAIAIVFPETRHRYCLWHIMRKLPEKLGSHAKFNSGLKIDLQTALYDSQTTTEFEMSWGQVLEKYALTGNNWLESLYEDRSFWVPAYLKSVFWAGMSTTQRSESMNAFFDGYVHSGTTLKEFVDQFDNALRKKVEVEVVADFNSNNQTIPCVSHFNIEKQFQKLYTNAKFKKVQGELLGLMCCNCWLINTDGCILTYSVLDEISIDDHIKTVQYSVHYNEEEMEVKCTCALFETRGILCRHALRVCQLRKINVLPDRYVLDRWRKDLKRRYTLLRSSYDDQRDRSDARNYELVVKRCSQLAIKISSDNEKVSAFLRVVNEFDTTCDAPAHESRYCQNRSKPDEVLDKGKKVLSPNVVRGKGRPPSKRKMPPVEKLATKRKRPTWRKILVDETQLGDTAGSQQHQFDDGVGVGVGTQISILTQSTPPGNEVMQCHISYFLLLFGRKTSGF; this is encoded by the exons ATGCCCTACCCTCAGCCAAAAAATTCAGATGACTTGAGATCTGAAGCTCCCTCGGCGTCAACTGTTCCAAGTAGTGCAGAAGGCGAACAAAATATTGGAAGTCCATTTAGAATGACGGATGAAAGTTTTCATGACCCCgatg aAATGTTGTTCGACCTAAATGAAGATTTAGAGGGTACGACAGATGTCCTAGATGATGAGTTACGAGTTGAAGCACCTAGATCCGGGATGGAATTTGGAGATGCCAAAGCGCTTATGATctactataagcaatatgcgaAGCAGGAGGGTTTTGGGGTACGAACATTTCGGACTAGAagagatgatgatgggaggCCTGTGTACGTGACCGTTGGTTGTTCCCATGGTGGGAAGTACCAACCTAAGGGTAGTAACATCTCGAAGCCACGACCAACATCTAAAACAGACTGTAAGGCGAAGGTAAATGCAACATTGAACAAGGATGATAAGTGGGTTTTCACCACTGTTGAAAACATGCACAACCACATAACTGTGAGCCCCAAGAAGACAAGACTTTTGCGATCTCATAAGTATTTAGATGAGTATAGTCAAAGGATGCTTGAGTTGAATGACAGAGCTGGTATACGACtgaacaaaaattattattcacTTGTAGTTGATGCATGGgggtttgagaatcttcaatttcaagaaaaagattGTCGGAATTTCATTAACAAGTCTAGATATTTAAGGATGGGTAAAGGAGGGGGCGAAGCACTTAATCAGTATTTCAAACGAATGAGAGATCAGAATGATGGCTTCGTCTCAAACATGGACGTGGATGATGATGGGAGGGTACGAAATGTTTTTTGGGCCGATGCACGAAGTCGAGCCGCATATGAATATTTCGGGGACGTTGTAACTTTTGACACAACGTACCTAACTAATAGGTATGGAATGCCTTTTGCACTATTCGTTGGTATTAACCATCATGGGCAATCCATACTATTAGGGGCGGGATTGCTTTCAAGCGAGGATACACATACATTTGTTTGGTTGTTTCGAGAGTGGTTGGATTGCATGAATGGTCGGGCACCTAAAGCCATCATTACCGACCAAGATAGGGCAATGAAGAGTGCCATTGCTATCGTATTCCCCGAAACTCGCCATAGATATTGTTTATGGCATATAATGCGCAAGCTGCCAGAAAAATTGGGATCTCATGCCAAATTCAATTCAGGGTTGAAGATCGACCTGCAAACTGCATTATATGACTCACAGACAACCacagaatttgagatgagttgggGTCAAGTACTTGAGAAGTATGCACTGACAGGCAATAATTGGCTTGAATCGTTATACGAGGATAGATCTTTCTGGGTTCCAGCTTACTTAAAGAGTGTATTTTGGGCTGGTATGAGCACTACGCAAAGGTCagaaagtatgaatgcatttttCGACGGGTATGTCCATTCTGGAACAACATTGAAGGAGTTTGTAGACCAATTTGATAACGCGCTTAGAAAGAAGGTCGAGGTAGAAGTTGTTGCGGATTTCAATTCTAACAACCAGACTATTCCCTGCGTGTCCCATTTCAACATCGAGAAACAGTTTCAGAAGTTGTATACAAATGCAAAGTTCAAAAAGGTCCAAGGAGAGTTGCTGGGCCTAATGTGTTGCAATTGTTGGTTGATAAACACAGACGGGTGCATTTTAACATACAGTGTCTTGGATGAAATATCTATTGACGACCACATCAAAACGGTCCAATACTCAGTTCACTATAATGAGGAGGAGATGGAGGTCAAATGCACTTGTGCATTGTTTGAGACTAGGGGCATTCTATGTAGGCATGCACTTAGAGTTTGTCAGTTAAGAAAGATTAATGTGCTGCCAGATCGTTACGTGTTGGATCGGTGGAGAAAGGACCTAAAGAGGAGATACACTTTACTCAGAAGTAGTTACGATGACCAACGGGACAGATCTGATGCACGAAATTATGAGCTTGTTGTTAAAAGATGTTCGCAATTGGCAATCAAAATATCCTCAGATAATGAAAAGGTCAGTGCATTCCTACGTGTTGTCAATGAATTTGATACAACATGTGATGCGCCAGCACATGAGTCGAGATACTGCCAAAATAGGAGCAAACCAGATGAGGTGTTGGATAAAGGTAAAAAGGTGTTAAGCCCCAACGTGGTTAGAGGGAAAGGGAGACCCCCAAGTAAGAGGAAGATGCCACCCGTGGAAAAGTTGGCCACAAAGAGAAAGAGACCG ACTTGGAGGAAAATCTTGGTGGATGAAACACAATTGGGTGACACTGCAGGATCTCAACAACACCAATTTGATGATGGGGTTGGTGTTGGTGTTGGGACACAAATCTCCATTCTTACACAATCAACTCCACCGGGCAATGAG GTTATGCAGTGCCACATAAGctattttttgcttctttttggTAGGAAGACTTCCGGTTTTTAA